A single window of Synergistes jonesii DNA harbors:
- a CDS encoding YhcH/YjgK/YiaL family protein: protein MIYDTIDNFIKELPKFLPRAAELSAFLAAAREKSFDELEGADFSPLDLRFGEYDTKPAEEIPFEAHKRYWDLQIVVEGEELIGYAPLESLSPKTPYDEENDVAFYEGEGQELKLARGLAILLAPWEGHRPGTSAGKTPRHVRKIVVKLPWRP, encoded by the coding sequence ATGATCTACGACACCATCGACAACTTTATCAAAGAGCTCCCTAAATTCCTGCCGCGCGCGGCGGAGCTCTCCGCCTTTCTTGCCGCGGCGCGGGAGAAAAGCTTCGACGAGCTGGAGGGCGCGGATTTTTCCCCGCTCGATCTGCGCTTCGGCGAATACGACACGAAGCCGGCGGAAGAGATACCCTTCGAGGCGCATAAGAGATATTGGGACCTACAGATAGTCGTAGAGGGCGAAGAGCTTATCGGCTATGCGCCGCTTGAAAGCCTCTCACCGAAGACACCCTACGACGAAGAAAACGACGTGGCGTTTTACGAAGGAGAAGGGCAGGAGTTGAAGCTGGCGCGCGGCTTGGCGATCCTGCTTGCGCCGTGGGAGGGGCACCGCCCCGGAACAAGCGCAGGAAAAACGCCGCGGCACGTCAGAAAGATAGTCGTGAAACTGCCCTGGCGGCCTTAG
- a CDS encoding DMT family transporter yields the protein MSISKDSLTGILCVIGAGMCWGTTGTIQAFMPAAATSLVVGSARVVFSGVILLAAMAVKTRGKIFFGKWSVKGVLLAAFGLAGYQLTFFSAVKMTGVAAGTMVAIGSAPPIAGIFGWLLFRERLGWRWLAATAATVAGCVMLILGGGGEISVSFAGVLLALCAAVSYALEGVGLRYVRRSPYETIAMVSAASGLMALPWFLAGDLSWMLLPRGALCIILLVFVSTIIPYTLFTIGIRKIKLGTGYTLALSEPLTAWFLSTALLGERLSAVGVAGVGALFAGILLLALDKKAA from the coding sequence ATGAGCATTTCTAAAGACTCTCTGACGGGAATCTTATGCGTTATAGGGGCCGGCATGTGCTGGGGGACGACCGGCACCATACAGGCTTTCATGCCGGCCGCCGCAACGTCGCTCGTCGTCGGCTCGGCGCGAGTCGTCTTTTCCGGAGTCATCCTGCTTGCCGCAATGGCCGTTAAGACGCGCGGGAAAATCTTCTTCGGCAAATGGAGCGTCAAAGGGGTGCTGCTCGCCGCGTTCGGCCTCGCAGGCTATCAGCTCACCTTCTTCTCGGCCGTTAAAATGACCGGCGTCGCTGCCGGCACGATGGTCGCTATCGGCTCCGCGCCGCCGATCGCGGGCATCTTCGGATGGCTGCTCTTCAGGGAGCGCCTCGGTTGGCGCTGGCTCGCCGCGACCGCCGCGACGGTCGCGGGCTGCGTGATGCTGATACTCGGCGGCGGCGGCGAAATATCCGTCAGCTTCGCCGGCGTGCTGCTCGCGCTCTGCGCGGCCGTCTCCTACGCGCTCGAAGGCGTCGGCCTCCGCTACGTCAGGCGCAGTCCGTACGAAACCATAGCGATGGTAAGCGCGGCGAGCGGCCTGATGGCGCTGCCGTGGTTCCTCGCGGGAGACCTCTCCTGGATGCTGCTGCCGCGCGGCGCGCTCTGCATCATACTTCTCGTCTTCGTGAGCACGATAATCCCCTACACGCTTTTTACGATAGGCATAAGAAAAATAAAGCTCGGCACGGGCTATACGCTTGCGCTTTCGGAGCCGCTCACCGCGTGGTTCCTCTCGACGGCGCTGCTCGGCGAGCGCCTTTCGGCGGTCGGCGTAGCCGGAGTGGGCGCGCTATTCGCCGGAATCCTGCTGCTCGCGCTTGATAAAAAAGCGGCTTAA
- a CDS encoding lytic transglycosylase domain-containing protein, which translates to MRKIMKKRLFHLPRIAALLLLACSVILFGNAECKSEEAASKTHNTLSDGTVISTVSDSASTENAAEESRTAVILGRPEEEDTRQEAPAPVYHDSVYNALKRQGLSKEHIELWCDEHPVSTLNKLETLEPAMQKKVANAASYIRKVNPKISAKTAWREAMALVYYSVKYGIPSDLVISVAKAESRFNPGAQSKSGALGVMQVMWKVHNAMLRNRGIAATREHMFDPERGVEAGVLILSRYVKVYGTLQKALNRYYGGIAQSYLKKVSNNMAHLQKHTANTGY; encoded by the coding sequence ATGCGAAAAATAATGAAAAAGCGGCTCTTCCATCTGCCGCGAATCGCAGCGCTGCTTCTGCTCGCATGTTCGGTAATACTCTTCGGGAACGCCGAATGCAAAAGCGAAGAGGCGGCGTCGAAAACACATAACACCCTCTCTGATGGCACGGTAATCTCCACAGTCAGCGACAGCGCGTCGACGGAAAACGCGGCGGAGGAAAGCAGGACGGCCGTTATATTGGGGCGCCCGGAAGAGGAAGATACGCGGCAGGAAGCGCCGGCTCCCGTCTATCACGATTCCGTCTACAATGCGCTGAAGAGGCAGGGACTTTCAAAGGAACACATCGAACTGTGGTGCGACGAGCACCCGGTCAGCACGCTCAACAAGCTTGAGACGCTCGAACCCGCGATGCAGAAAAAAGTTGCGAACGCCGCGTCCTATATAAGGAAGGTAAATCCGAAGATCTCCGCCAAAACCGCGTGGCGCGAGGCGATGGCTCTCGTCTACTACAGCGTGAAGTACGGCATCCCCTCCGACCTCGTCATCAGCGTCGCGAAGGCGGAGAGCCGCTTCAACCCAGGAGCGCAGAGCAAATCCGGCGCGCTCGGCGTCATGCAGGTTATGTGGAAGGTGCATAACGCGATGCTGCGCAACAGGGGCATCGCGGCCACGCGCGAGCACATGTTCGACCCGGAGCGCGGCGTAGAAGCGGGAGTCCTGATACTCTCGCGCTACGTCAAGGTCTACGGGACGCTGCAGAAGGCGCTCAACCGCTATTACGGCGGGATCGCGCAAAGCTATCTGAAAAAGGTCAGCAACAACATGGCCCACCTGCAAAAGCACACCGCAAACACAGGCTACTAA